Proteins encoded within one genomic window of Flavobacterium gilvum:
- a CDS encoding cob(I)yrinic acid a,c-diamide adenosyltransferase: MKVYTKTGDNGTTSLFGGTRVPKDHIRIESYGTVDELNSYIGLIRDQEINSHYKDILIEIQDRLFTIGAILATPPEKEVLKNGELRLKKLGISETDINLLEKEIDTMEEALPEMTHFVLPGGHQTVSYCHISRCVCRRAERLAVHLSHNEPVAEITIKYLNRLSDYLFVLARKLSLDLNAEEVKWIPRK, encoded by the coding sequence ATGAAAGTCTACACAAAAACCGGAGACAACGGAACAACTTCCCTTTTTGGAGGAACAAGAGTACCAAAAGACCATATCCGGATAGAAAGTTATGGCACTGTTGACGAATTGAATTCTTATATAGGACTTATTCGTGATCAGGAGATAAACAGTCATTATAAGGACATCCTTATCGAAATACAGGATCGGCTTTTTACCATAGGCGCAATTTTGGCCACTCCTCCCGAAAAAGAAGTGTTGAAAAACGGTGAACTACGCCTGAAAAAACTCGGAATATCAGAAACTGATATCAATTTACTGGAAAAAGAAATAGATACTATGGAAGAAGCGCTTCCAGAAATGACTCATTTTGTTTTACCAGGCGGACACCAAACTGTGTCATATTGTCATATATCACGATGTGTCTGCCGACGTGCAGAGCGATTAGCAGTACATTTAAGTCATAATGAACCTGTTGCTGAAATAACTATTAAATACTTAAACCGACTTTCTGACTACCTTTTTGTATTGGCACGAAAATTGTCTTTAGACTTGAACGCCGAAGAAGTAAAATGGATTCCCAGAAAATAG
- a CDS encoding DUF2795 domain-containing protein, translating into MYWTLELASYLSDAPWPANKDELIDYAIRAGAPLEVVENLQSIEDEGEIYESMEEIWPDYPTDEDYLWNEDEY; encoded by the coding sequence ATGTATTGGACATTAGAATTAGCATCATATTTAAGCGATGCACCGTGGCCTGCTAACAAAGACGAACTTATTGACTACGCTATTAGAGCAGGTGCTCCATTAGAAGTAGTAGAAAACCTTCAATCAATCGAAGATGAAGGCGAAATATATGAATCAATGGAAGAAATTTGGCCAGATTATCCTACAGACGAAGATTATCTTTGGAACGAGGATGAATACTAA
- the secA gene encoding preprotein translocase subunit SecA, with protein MSFINSIIKIFVGDKSEKDVKALQPYLNKIKTFEGPLQSLSNDELRARTVFFKEKIKEARAEKDSKIAALKLEVESIEDIDKREDIYIAIDALEKEAYDISEKTLKEILPEAFSVVKETARRFKENEEIVVTATAKDRELSATKSYITLDGDNAIWANKWNAAGKDITWDMIHYDVQLIGGMVLHEGKVAEMQTGEGKTLVATLPIYLNALTGNGVHLVTVNDYLAKRDSTWKAPLFEFHGLTVDCIDNHQPSSDGRKKAYEADITYGTNNEFGFDYLRDNMAHSPEDLVQRKHNFAIVDEVDSVLIDDARTPLIISGPVPQGDRHEFNELKPKIENLVALQRQLANGFLAEAKKLIKEGNTKDGGFLLLRAYRSLPKNKALIKFLSEEGVKQLLQKTENQYMENNNREMPKVDEALYFVIEEKNNQVSLTDNGIKFLSGDTDADFFVLPDIGTEIATIEKKKLDKDAEAEEKERLFQDFGVKSERVHTLTQLLKAYTLFEKDVEYVIMDNKILIVDEQTGRIMDGRRYSDGLHQAIEAKENVKIEAATQTFATITLQNYFRMYSKLGGMTGTAVTEAGELWEIYKLDVVEIPTNRPMARIDKEDFIYKTTREKFNAVIEDVTELSKAGRPVLIGTTSVEISELLSRMLKMRGIPHNVLNAKMHKQEAQIVEEAGKPGVVTIATNMAGRGTDIKLTPEVKAAGGLAIVGTERHDSRRVDRQLRGRAGRQGDVGSSQFYVSLEDNLMRLFGSERVAKVMDRMGLKEGEVIQHSMMTKSIERAQKKVEENNFGVRKRLLEYDDVMNAQREVVYKRRRHALFGERLKLDIANMLYDTCELIVDENKAKNSFKDFEFDIIRYFSFTSPVSQEDFSKLTEIEITGKLYKATLEFYTQKTERSAREAFPIIKNVYEDRNNHFERIVVPFTDGIKMFNVVTDLKKAYETEGAQLVADFEKNITLSIVDEAWKKHLRKMDELKQSVQLAVHEQKDPLLIYKLEAFNLFRGMLDNVNKEVISFLFKGDLPAQNAPVIEEAVIERQVEDYQLTKDEIPNSESINREAGETQQRQVTETIVRDMPKINRNDNVTIKQVATGKTESMKYKKAESLLSTGEWVIVQE; from the coding sequence ATGAGCTTCATAAACAGTATTATTAAAATCTTTGTTGGAGATAAATCCGAAAAAGATGTCAAAGCCTTACAACCGTATTTAAACAAAATTAAAACTTTTGAAGGTCCTTTGCAATCTTTGTCAAATGACGAATTAAGAGCCAGAACCGTTTTTTTCAAAGAAAAAATAAAAGAAGCTCGTGCCGAAAAAGACTCCAAAATTGCTGCTCTTAAACTCGAAGTAGAAAGTATTGAAGACATTGACAAACGCGAAGATATTTACATCGCCATTGATGCTCTTGAAAAAGAAGCCTATGATATATCTGAAAAAACGTTGAAAGAAATTCTTCCGGAAGCTTTTTCGGTTGTAAAAGAAACGGCAAGACGTTTCAAAGAAAATGAAGAAATTGTAGTTACCGCTACCGCAAAAGACAGAGAATTGTCTGCTACCAAAAGTTATATCACCCTTGATGGAGACAATGCTATTTGGGCCAATAAATGGAACGCAGCTGGTAAAGATATCACTTGGGACATGATTCACTACGATGTTCAGTTGATAGGTGGAATGGTGTTGCACGAAGGTAAAGTTGCTGAAATGCAAACTGGAGAAGGTAAAACATTGGTGGCAACCTTGCCTATTTACCTTAATGCTTTGACAGGAAACGGAGTACACTTGGTAACTGTGAATGACTACCTAGCCAAACGTGATAGTACATGGAAAGCTCCATTATTTGAATTTCACGGATTAACCGTTGATTGTATCGACAACCACCAACCAAGTTCTGATGGAAGAAAAAAAGCATACGAAGCGGATATCACATACGGAACAAACAACGAATTTGGTTTTGATTACCTAAGAGACAATATGGCGCATTCGCCAGAAGATTTGGTTCAAAGAAAACACAACTTCGCAATTGTCGACGAGGTCGATTCGGTTTTAATTGATGATGCCCGTACACCACTTATCATTTCGGGTCCAGTTCCACAAGGAGACCGTCATGAATTTAATGAATTGAAACCAAAAATTGAAAATCTGGTTGCTTTACAACGCCAATTGGCAAATGGTTTTCTTGCTGAAGCAAAAAAATTAATCAAAGAAGGAAATACCAAAGATGGTGGTTTCCTATTATTAAGAGCTTACAGAAGTTTACCTAAAAACAAAGCATTGATTAAGTTTTTGAGTGAAGAAGGAGTTAAACAACTGCTTCAAAAAACCGAAAACCAATACATGGAAAACAACAATCGCGAAATGCCAAAAGTGGATGAAGCGTTGTATTTTGTGATTGAAGAAAAAAACAATCAGGTAAGTTTAACAGACAATGGTATCAAATTCCTGTCTGGGGATACTGATGCCGACTTTTTTGTACTTCCTGATATTGGAACCGAAATTGCCACTATCGAAAAGAAAAAACTGGACAAAGACGCCGAAGCCGAAGAAAAAGAAAGGTTATTCCAAGATTTTGGTGTAAAAAGTGAACGTGTCCATACTTTGACTCAACTTTTGAAAGCCTATACTCTTTTTGAAAAAGATGTGGAATACGTAATCATGGACAACAAAATTTTGATTGTTGATGAACAAACGGGGCGTATTATGGATGGTCGTCGTTATTCTGACGGTTTGCACCAAGCCATTGAAGCCAAAGAAAATGTAAAAATCGAAGCCGCTACTCAAACATTTGCCACAATTACATTGCAGAATTACTTCAGAATGTACAGTAAATTGGGCGGAATGACTGGTACTGCTGTTACCGAAGCAGGAGAGTTATGGGAAATTTACAAACTGGATGTGGTAGAAATTCCTACTAACAGACCAATGGCTCGTATTGACAAAGAAGATTTTATATACAAAACGACTCGCGAGAAATTCAATGCCGTTATTGAAGACGTAACTGAATTATCAAAAGCCGGAAGACCTGTCCTTATTGGTACAACTTCGGTTGAGATTTCAGAATTATTAAGCCGAATGTTAAAAATGCGTGGTATTCCCCACAACGTTTTGAATGCCAAAATGCACAAACAAGAGGCGCAAATCGTTGAAGAAGCAGGAAAACCAGGTGTGGTAACCATAGCTACTAACATGGCAGGTCGTGGTACCGATATTAAATTGACTCCCGAAGTAAAAGCTGCCGGAGGTTTGGCAATTGTAGGTACTGAACGTCACGATTCCCGTCGTGTAGACCGTCAGTTGCGTGGTCGTGCCGGTCGTCAAGGTGACGTGGGTAGTTCTCAATTTTACGTTTCTCTTGAAGATAACCTAATGCGTTTGTTTGGTTCTGAAAGAGTTGCCAAAGTAATGGATAGAATGGGATTGAAAGAAGGTGAAGTTATCCAACATTCGATGATGACCAAATCTATTGAGCGTGCACAGAAAAAAGTGGAAGAAAACAACTTTGGTGTTCGTAAACGTTTATTGGAATATGATGACGTTATGAATGCACAACGTGAAGTAGTTTACAAACGTCGTCGTCACGCCTTGTTTGGTGAGCGTCTGAAACTGGATATCGCAAATATGCTTTATGATACTTGCGAACTGATTGTCGATGAAAACAAAGCTAAAAACAGCTTCAAGGATTTTGAATTCGATATTATTCGTTATTTTTCATTTACATCACCAGTATCTCAAGAAGATTTTTCTAAACTGACCGAAATTGAAATCACAGGCAAACTTTATAAAGCGACCCTTGAATTTTATACTCAAAAAACAGAAAGAAGCGCCAGAGAAGCTTTCCCGATCATCAAGAATGTTTACGAAGACAGAAACAATCATTTTGAGCGTATCGTAGTTCCGTTTACCGATGGAATAAAAATGTTCAACGTGGTAACTGATCTGAAAAAAGCATACGAAACTGAAGGAGCACAATTAGTTGCTGATTTTGAAAAAAACATCACTTTGTCCATTGTTGACGAGGCTTGGAAAAAACATTTGCGCAAAATGGACGAATTGAAACAATCGGTTCAATTGGCTGTTCACGAACAAAAAGATCCATTGCTTATTTACAAATTGGAGGCCTTCAACTTGTTCCGTGGTATGCTTGACAATGTGAACAAAGAAGTGATTTCGTTTTTATTCAAAGGTGATTTACCGGCTCAAAACGCTCCTGTAATCGAAGAAGCCGTAATCGAGCGTCAGGTTGAAGATTACCAATTGACCAAAGATGAAATTCCAAATAGTGAGAGTATCAATCGTGAAGCGGGAGAAACCCAACAACGCCAAGTTACCGAAACTATAGTAAGAGATATGCCAAAAATTAACCGTAACGACAATGTTACGATTAAACAAGTGGCCACCGGAAAAACGGAAAGCATGAAATACAAAAAAGCCGAAAGTTTATTATCTACCGGTGAGTGGGTTATCGTACAAGAATAA
- a CDS encoding phospholipase D-like domain-containing protein, translating to MNNEVLFNNIKPKIQEELKKSRTSVYLAVAWLTDDELFADLIQLSNKGIGIKIILNDDEINQKSGLNFSELYRNGGLIYFVDSLRNLMHNKFCIIDEKVTINGSFNWTRKASNNLENITIIRDEIISKQFLVQFNELTKTTYQSPEYHNLENSENLKIQLEKDLSYDELILRAAKRKENASYIMAIHDYRNALKINNDDKNILFDLAYCQSEVGDDKGTIENYSEYLKHYPNSSAAYNNRGIAYERLKEVNKAIEDYSSAILIDEKLLYYENRAIAFSSFLPKNGDIYSQQENVTENKSDYLQIDFLKKQGKNANQDYLTILKKFQDIDRQYYYRKLSEISFIILEYEMSLEYISRAMANGKEDYSDYYTRAVLYLITDNFENALLDINKALSYSPNSSDYKELLQKIKREKLKPKNWFKPNNVW from the coding sequence ATGAACAACGAAGTACTTTTCAATAATATCAAACCTAAAATCCAAGAAGAGCTTAAAAAATCAAGAACTTCTGTTTATTTAGCAGTTGCTTGGTTGACTGATGACGAATTATTTGCTGATTTGATTCAATTATCAAATAAAGGAATTGGGATAAAAATTATTTTAAATGATGATGAAATTAATCAAAAATCTGGATTAAACTTTTCTGAACTTTATCGAAATGGAGGTCTTATATACTTTGTTGATTCTTTGAGAAATTTAATGCACAACAAGTTTTGTATTATAGACGAAAAAGTGACAATTAACGGATCATTTAATTGGACAAGAAAAGCTAGTAATAACTTAGAAAACATCACAATCATTCGGGATGAAATAATTAGCAAACAATTTCTAGTTCAGTTTAATGAACTAACAAAAACTACCTATCAAAGTCCTGAATATCATAATTTAGAAAATTCGGAAAACCTAAAAATACAATTAGAGAAAGACCTCTCGTATGATGAATTAATTTTAAGGGCAGCAAAGAGAAAAGAAAATGCGAGTTACATAATGGCAATTCACGATTATAGAAATGCTCTAAAGATTAACAACGATGACAAAAACATACTTTTTGATTTAGCATATTGCCAATCAGAAGTTGGAGATGATAAAGGTACTATTGAAAATTATAGCGAATACCTAAAACATTATCCAAACTCCTCAGCTGCATATAATAATAGAGGAATTGCTTATGAGAGGCTAAAAGAAGTTAACAAAGCAATTGAAGATTATAGTTCCGCAATATTAATTGATGAGAAACTACTTTATTATGAAAATAGAGCAATTGCATTTAGTTCATTTTTGCCTAAAAATGGAGATATTTATTCGCAACAAGAAAATGTTACTGAAAACAAATCAGATTATTTACAAATAGATTTCCTGAAAAAACAAGGAAAAAATGCAAATCAAGATTATCTCACCATCTTAAAAAAATTTCAGGATATTGATAGACAATATTACTATAGAAAATTATCCGAAATTAGTTTTATTATTTTAGAGTATGAAATGTCGCTTGAATATATCTCAAGAGCAATGGCAAATGGAAAAGAAGATTATTCTGATTATTATACAAGAGCTGTATTGTACTTAATAACTGATAATTTTGAAAATGCATTACTCGATATTAACAAAGCATTATCTTATTCACCTAACAGTAGTGATTATAAAGAATTATTACAGAAAATAAAACGTGAGAAACTTAAACCTAAAAATTGGTTTAAACCAAATAATGTGTGGTAA
- a CDS encoding TonB-dependent receptor — translation MKKILFPLLLMGQIAVAQKATTKDSTKTETLENIFITANRSATLRKETPSAVSKLTAKIINETKAIAAYEIINKTPGVLMVNLGNEQHMIAIRQPMTTNAYYLYLEDGLPIRPMGIFNHNALLEINQFNLQNIEVVKGPVSSLYGSEAVGGTINLISIKPPVNTEFKFGIQADQWGYKRIQVAGGATIGKIGFHMAGISSLQENGWMTYSDYKKDNLNARIDYNINNKTRLISNTMWGKYYSDMSGTVNEESFYNRTYKSTTDFTYRKSDALRTRLTLEHDWNKNANSYITAYYRDNKLGQNPSYGIKWSPTVNPTAATGEVNSNNFKSYGAIGQHTQKFEFLNTKIVGGALYDYSPVNYWAYLLEMNANLNPGTPGKQTVDYYEITAERPDVKLSDYTADIFNKAAYAQLSFNLIEKVVVTAGARYDNLKVNYNNALDNSAGTKTYDKPTFKVGGNYNPFESAGFYANYAQGFAPPGITSIFRAKPGTGGTTGKPAEFYYNLEPATFDNYEIGGWLSFLKGKLNFDYAFYYMEGKNELLNVRLPDNSTDYRSVGKTRHKGVEFGGNYKLISDQLNIRFGGTVAEHTFIDFKVSDKPTDALQDLNGKEMPQAPRWSGNSEISYYPNWFPKFRTSFEWQSVGNYYQDQINTVKYAGYDIFNFRLGYEWKGIEIYGNIINLTDKIYASQVSRTNTANSQPAYYAAAPRTFLIGLQYNFSLKK, via the coding sequence ATGAAGAAAATACTATTTCCCCTTTTGTTAATGGGACAAATAGCTGTTGCACAAAAAGCCACGACAAAAGACAGTACAAAAACAGAGACACTTGAAAATATTTTCATAACTGCCAATCGTTCGGCAACTTTACGCAAAGAAACCCCCTCTGCAGTCAGTAAATTGACTGCCAAAATCATTAACGAAACCAAAGCCATTGCGGCTTACGAAATCATCAATAAAACACCGGGTGTATTGATGGTAAATCTTGGCAACGAGCAACATATGATAGCCATTCGTCAACCGATGACGACCAATGCTTATTATTTGTATCTCGAAGACGGATTACCCATTCGCCCGATGGGAATTTTCAACCATAATGCCTTATTGGAAATCAACCAGTTCAATCTTCAAAACATAGAAGTTGTAAAAGGCCCCGTGTCATCACTATATGGTTCTGAAGCCGTTGGAGGAACAATCAATTTAATCTCGATAAAACCACCAGTTAATACCGAATTCAAATTTGGAATTCAGGCAGACCAATGGGGCTACAAACGAATCCAAGTTGCCGGAGGAGCAACCATTGGCAAAATTGGTTTTCATATGGCCGGAATTTCCAGTTTACAGGAAAACGGCTGGATGACCTATTCCGATTATAAAAAGGATAATCTCAACGCCCGAATTGATTACAACATCAATAACAAAACACGATTAATCAGTAATACCATGTGGGGCAAATACTATTCTGATATGAGTGGAACTGTAAACGAAGAATCCTTTTATAACAGAACCTACAAAAGCACTACCGATTTTACTTATCGCAAATCAGATGCTTTGAGAACACGTTTGACCTTGGAACACGATTGGAATAAAAATGCCAACAGCTATATTACTGCCTATTACAGAGATAACAAATTGGGACAAAACCCATCGTATGGAATTAAATGGAGTCCAACTGTAAACCCAACAGCAGCAACAGGTGAAGTCAATTCCAACAACTTCAAAAGCTACGGAGCTATCGGACAACACACTCAAAAATTTGAGTTTCTGAATACCAAAATCGTTGGCGGTGCCTTATACGATTATTCTCCTGTAAACTACTGGGCATATTTACTGGAAATGAACGCAAACCTTAATCCAGGAACTCCAGGAAAACAAACGGTGGATTATTATGAAATTACCGCTGAACGTCCTGATGTAAAATTATCCGACTATACTGCCGATATTTTCAACAAAGCCGCTTATGCACAGCTGAGCTTCAACCTGATCGAGAAAGTTGTAGTCACTGCTGGTGCACGATACGATAATTTAAAAGTTAATTACAACAATGCTTTAGACAATTCTGCAGGAACAAAAACATATGACAAACCTACTTTCAAAGTGGGTGGCAATTACAATCCTTTTGAGTCTGCTGGATTTTATGCCAACTATGCCCAAGGATTTGCCCCCCCAGGAATCACCTCAATTTTCAGAGCCAAGCCTGGAACAGGAGGAACAACGGGAAAACCTGCGGAGTTCTACTATAATTTGGAACCAGCAACTTTTGACAATTACGAAATTGGGGGTTGGCTGTCTTTCTTAAAAGGCAAATTAAATTTTGACTATGCTTTTTATTATATGGAAGGCAAAAATGAATTATTAAACGTACGATTGCCAGACAATTCAACTGACTATCGCTCAGTTGGGAAAACCAGACACAAAGGAGTGGAATTTGGAGGGAATTACAAACTGATTTCTGACCAACTGAACATACGTTTTGGAGGCACAGTTGCTGAGCATACTTTTATAGATTTTAAAGTTTCGGATAAACCAACAGATGCTTTACAAGATTTGAACGGAAAAGAAATGCCTCAGGCACCAAGATGGTCGGGAAATTCTGAAATCAGTTATTACCCAAATTGGTTTCCGAAATTCAGAACTTCATTCGAATGGCAATCAGTTGGGAATTATTACCAAGACCAAATCAACACTGTAAAATACGCTGGTTACGACATTTTTAATTTTCGATTGGGTTATGAATGGAAAGGAATCGAAATTTACGGAAACATAATCAATCTTACCGATAAAATATATGCCTCCCAAGTATCGAGAACAAACACAGCAAACTCGCAACCGGCATATTATGCGGCAGCTCCTAGAACTTTTTTAATTGGTTTACAATATAATTTTTCCCTAAAAAAATAA
- a CDS encoding sialidase family protein has product MKNKFILFLLIITATNGFAQKVNSLPQPIVNENNSKTSCPFFTQNTKGIPVMSFVKEKDKETVLCYSLFDSNKKKFGKPIVIESSRGAELHGENAPKIIFKPNNEIIAVWGVNNPSEKKKYGGLVKYSQSFDNGKTWTKATNLVKDQSSIDQRYFDVDLLSNGEAAIIWLDSRTNTDKEGSTLYYAATIGKSGFQNEKPIAETTCQCCRTDLFITKNGKINAAFRQIINDEIRDMVLTTSNDNGKTFSQPKRISPDNWKINGCPHTGPAMTENENGLHFSWYTSGGGTGVYYCNSSDYGKSFAKRNIVSDKPSARHPQITTLNNSAIIIVWDETVTKNDNMSVKIGLQHRDKNGKIISTKFISQKGKTATFPIIKSINKSQLLVAWSQESTDENVYYKVVSIN; this is encoded by the coding sequence ATGAAAAATAAATTTATACTGTTTTTACTAATCATCACGGCGACAAATGGATTTGCGCAAAAAGTAAATTCATTGCCTCAGCCCATAGTAAATGAAAACAACAGCAAAACAAGTTGTCCTTTTTTCACACAAAACACAAAAGGAATTCCTGTAATGAGTTTTGTCAAAGAAAAAGATAAGGAAACAGTACTTTGTTATTCTCTATTTGATTCCAACAAAAAGAAATTCGGTAAACCAATAGTAATTGAATCCAGTCGAGGTGCTGAATTACATGGTGAAAATGCACCAAAAATAATTTTTAAACCCAATAATGAAATCATAGCGGTTTGGGGTGTTAACAATCCAAGCGAAAAGAAAAAATACGGAGGTTTAGTCAAATATTCCCAATCTTTTGACAACGGAAAAACATGGACAAAAGCCACCAATTTGGTAAAAGATCAATCAAGCATAGATCAACGCTATTTTGATGTTGATTTGCTTTCCAACGGCGAAGCTGCAATAATATGGCTTGATAGCAGAACCAATACAGACAAAGAGGGTTCGACACTTTATTATGCGGCAACTATTGGGAAATCTGGATTTCAAAACGAAAAACCCATTGCCGAAACCACTTGTCAATGCTGCCGAACCGATTTATTTATTACCAAAAATGGAAAAATCAACGCAGCATTTAGACAAATTATCAATGATGAAATCCGTGATATGGTATTGACAACTTCAAACGATAATGGAAAAACTTTTTCTCAGCCCAAACGCATCAGCCCGGATAACTGGAAAATAAACGGATGCCCGCACACCGGCCCAGCCATGACCGAAAACGAAAATGGATTGCACTTTTCCTGGTACACTTCGGGCGGAGGAACCGGAGTCTATTATTGTAATTCTTCCGATTATGGAAAAAGCTTTGCAAAACGAAACATTGTCAGCGACAAACCATCGGCCAGACATCCTCAAATTACAACATTAAACAACTCAGCTATTATTATTGTTTGGGACGAAACAGTAACTAAAAACGACAATATGTCTGTCAAAATTGGGTTACAACACCGCGACAAAAATGGAAAAATCATTTCCACAAAATTCATTTCTCAAAAAGGCAAAACAGCCACTTTTCCAATCATTAAATCGATTAACAAAAGTCAACTTTTGGTAGCTTGGAGTCAAGAATCGACCGATGAAAATGTGTATTATAAAGTGGTTTCCATAAATTAA
- a CDS encoding DUF389 domain-containing protein, which translates to MNELISKFINFIDLHKGEEDKKKVLENIIGNISFKGSNLWILACAIVIASVGLNVNSTAVIIGAMLISPLMGPIVGAGFGLGMYDFELVKKSIKNLLIATVVSLIVSSFYFYISPFKEVQSELLARTSPNIYDVLIAFFGGLVGVIAVTRVEKGNPIPGVAIATALMPPLCTAGYGLATGNYLFFAGALYLYIINCVFICIATFAIVKFLKYPIAKQIDLKHQKQVKQAMTAILLIMIVPSVYFAYRLFDEKKYMQRTKDFIENEFPQKEFTIIYKKTYFNANPKIIELAFLSKRFSKTEIKNLNQKLKEYDLPNTQLVIKQDTIDLKNDILNSIDDYKKSETDKDQLILDLQKRISNFKANNTKVSREVAILFPEIKSIAITQYASKEKTIPVLLYKSDKPIHPDSKMKLVVWLKQRLEKDSVGVYRQE; encoded by the coding sequence ATGAACGAACTAATCAGCAAATTCATCAATTTTATCGACCTTCACAAGGGTGAAGAAGACAAAAAAAAGGTTTTAGAAAACATAATTGGCAATATTTCGTTTAAAGGTTCCAATTTATGGATATTGGCGTGTGCCATAGTCATTGCTTCAGTAGGACTCAATGTCAATTCTACTGCCGTGATTATTGGCGCCATGTTAATTTCTCCATTAATGGGACCAATAGTTGGCGCCGGTTTTGGATTGGGAATGTATGACTTTGAATTGGTCAAAAAATCAATAAAAAATCTTCTGATTGCAACTGTTGTCAGTCTGATTGTTTCCTCGTTTTACTTTTATATCAGTCCGTTCAAAGAGGTTCAGTCAGAACTTTTGGCACGAACATCACCCAATATTTATGATGTTTTGATTGCTTTTTTTGGTGGATTGGTCGGAGTTATTGCAGTTACCCGAGTCGAAAAAGGAAATCCAATCCCCGGTGTAGCCATTGCTACGGCTTTGATGCCTCCTTTATGTACAGCCGGTTATGGACTGGCAACCGGAAATTACTTATTTTTTGCAGGTGCTTTGTATTTATACATAATTAACTGCGTATTTATATGCATTGCCACTTTTGCCATTGTCAAATTTTTAAAATACCCAATTGCCAAACAAATTGATTTAAAACATCAAAAGCAGGTAAAACAAGCAATGACTGCAATACTTTTAATTATGATTGTTCCTAGCGTTTATTTTGCCTATCGATTATTTGACGAAAAAAAATATATGCAGCGAACCAAAGATTTTATTGAAAATGAATTTCCGCAAAAAGAGTTCACTATTATTTATAAAAAAACTTATTTTAACGCCAATCCAAAAATTATTGAATTGGCATTTTTATCCAAAAGATTTAGCAAGACAGAAATAAAAAATCTGAATCAGAAGCTGAAAGAATATGATTTACCAAACACCCAACTTGTCATAAAACAGGATACTATTGATTTAAAAAATGATATTTTGAACTCTATCGACGATTATAAAAAATCTGAAACCGATAAAGATCAATTAATTCTGGATTTGCAAAAAAGAATTTCAAATTTTAAAGCCAACAATACAAAAGTTAGCCGCGAAGTAGCTATTTTATTCCCTGAAATAAAATCAATTGCCATTACGCAATATGCAAGCAAAGAAAAAACAATCCCAGTATTATTGTATAAAAGTGATAAACCAATACATCCTGATTCCAAAATGAAATTAGTTGTTTGGCTAAAACAAAGACTGGAAAAAGACAGCGTGGGAGTTTACAGGCAAGAGTAA